One Mycobacteriales bacterium genomic window carries:
- a CDS encoding DEAD/DEAH box helicase family protein — MHDAWDRCAFPGTLRRYQAQALDVAEQLRAAGRSSACLVLPPGAGKTVLGLEAARRIGRRTMVLTPNTAVQAQWLAQWKAFGGDGPHPCPGSAEPALTAPLSVLTYQSLTAWDRTADDEDVEDDSSASLAETRRAALHGEEGSDLLDLLHPRGRDLVRRAATSGPWTLVLDEGHHLLETWGDLCRALVRALGEDTWVLGLTATPHTSMTARQGELHDDLFGDRDFVVPAPAAVKEGELAPYQELVYLTAPTAEEEARVVGERQRFADLRLELLSLRTGSLPFLDWLWRRLHDRRLQRDAPRLTWSELAEVEPELARAGLRLVQSGVLELPVGARLREEHRVAADARDWAVLLGAYAREHLSRTSSPEDARLLESIRAVLPSLGFVLTGRGLRTSTSLVDRICALSAAKAAAALHILDAEFQALGEDLHAVVLCDVEQRPAQAPASPQEAPRERPAGSARLSFLALANSELGPALRPVLVTGRTVAMRRADLAGFRAFAPAALADRLLADPLDGNRSLVTLSAGVGWSARVWTALMTRWLEAGGTHVLVGTRGLLGEGWDCPALDVVVDLTTAATPTAVTQLRGRSLRLDPQRPDKVADNWTVVCVSDEHPRGDADYLRAVRKHEHHFAPGRDGVVESGIGHCDDALGPYAPPDPQTRVAVNDRALVRTANRDAVRVAWAVGAGYRGIEVATLRVRAQRSLGLPGGVVPAPLLVVRQTLGAPAPAPLPDPHRPTRLWPLPTATAVPAGVSVGLAEGPATGMTAAAGTGALVTAAVGGRRYARQLRALQPVADGGQTATLRQLAHAVGDALHAIGATSVGAAAVRVTGGPGGDVACELDAPTADSLLFATCLEELLAPLADPRWLVSRLVLPVPAAAADRHRLARARALGRPVEAAVAWHAVPTAFGRSRKGIAAFEAAWWAHVGAGRLVLAKDAEGFALLDLLRGEDPFTLTSRLRTVWR, encoded by the coding sequence ATGCACGACGCCTGGGACCGCTGCGCCTTCCCGGGCACCTTGCGGCGCTACCAGGCGCAGGCCCTCGACGTAGCCGAGCAGCTGCGTGCCGCCGGGCGCTCCAGCGCCTGCCTCGTGCTGCCGCCGGGCGCGGGCAAGACCGTGCTGGGTCTCGAGGCGGCCCGCCGGATCGGCCGCCGCACGATGGTCCTCACGCCCAACACGGCCGTGCAGGCCCAGTGGCTGGCGCAGTGGAAGGCCTTCGGCGGCGACGGTCCGCACCCCTGCCCGGGCAGCGCCGAGCCGGCCCTGACAGCTCCGCTGAGCGTGCTCACCTACCAGTCCCTCACTGCCTGGGACCGTACCGCCGACGACGAGGATGTCGAGGACGACTCCTCCGCCTCGCTGGCCGAGACCCGCCGCGCCGCGCTGCACGGCGAGGAGGGCAGTGACCTGCTCGACCTGCTCCACCCGCGCGGTCGCGACCTGGTACGACGGGCAGCCACGAGCGGGCCGTGGACGCTGGTGCTGGACGAGGGCCACCACCTGCTGGAGACGTGGGGGGACCTGTGCCGCGCCCTCGTGCGCGCCCTGGGGGAGGACACCTGGGTGCTCGGTCTGACCGCCACCCCGCACACCTCGATGACCGCCCGGCAGGGCGAGCTGCACGACGACCTGTTCGGCGACAGAGACTTCGTGGTGCCGGCGCCGGCGGCGGTGAAGGAGGGCGAGCTGGCGCCCTACCAGGAGCTGGTCTACCTCACCGCACCGACCGCCGAGGAGGAGGCCCGCGTCGTCGGAGAACGTCAGCGCTTCGCCGACCTACGACTCGAGCTGCTGTCGCTGCGCACCGGCAGCCTGCCGTTCCTGGACTGGCTCTGGCGGCGGCTGCACGACCGCCGGCTGCAGCGCGACGCGCCGCGGCTGACGTGGTCGGAGCTGGCGGAGGTCGAGCCGGAACTGGCCCGGGCAGGCCTGCGCCTGGTGCAGTCCGGGGTGCTGGAGCTGCCGGTCGGCGCGCGGCTGCGGGAGGAGCACCGGGTGGCGGCCGACGCCCGGGACTGGGCGGTGCTGCTCGGGGCCTATGCCCGCGAGCACCTGTCCCGGACGTCCTCCCCGGAGGACGCCCGCCTGCTCGAGTCGATCCGGGCCGTGCTGCCCAGCCTCGGCTTCGTCCTCACCGGGCGCGGACTGCGCACCTCGACGTCGCTGGTGGACCGCATCTGTGCGCTGTCGGCCGCCAAGGCTGCCGCTGCGCTCCATATCCTGGACGCCGAGTTCCAGGCGCTGGGCGAGGACCTGCACGCGGTCGTGCTGTGCGACGTCGAGCAGCGCCCCGCCCAGGCGCCGGCGAGCCCGCAGGAGGCCCCTCGCGAGCGGCCGGCCGGCTCCGCCCGGCTGTCCTTCCTGGCGCTGGCGAACAGCGAGCTCGGACCGGCGTTGCGTCCGGTGCTGGTGACCGGGCGGACCGTCGCGATGCGGCGTGCGGACCTGGCCGGCTTCCGGGCGTTCGCGCCGGCGGCGCTGGCCGACCGACTGCTGGCCGACCCGCTCGACGGGAACCGCTCCCTCGTCACGCTGAGCGCCGGGGTCGGTTGGAGCGCGCGGGTCTGGACGGCGCTGATGACCCGATGGCTCGAGGCCGGCGGCACGCACGTCCTGGTCGGCACCCGCGGCCTGCTCGGGGAGGGGTGGGACTGCCCGGCGCTCGACGTCGTGGTGGACCTGACCACCGCCGCCACGCCGACCGCGGTGACCCAGCTGCGTGGCCGGTCGCTGCGCCTGGACCCGCAGCGGCCGGACAAGGTCGCCGACAACTGGACCGTGGTCTGCGTCAGCGACGAGCACCCGCGCGGCGACGCCGACTACCTGCGGGCCGTCCGCAAGCACGAGCACCACTTCGCTCCCGGCCGCGACGGCGTCGTCGAATCCGGCATCGGGCACTGCGACGACGCCCTCGGGCCCTACGCCCCGCCGGACCCGCAGACCCGCGTCGCCGTCAACGACCGCGCGCTGGTGCGGACCGCGAATCGGGATGCGGTACGCGTCGCCTGGGCGGTCGGGGCCGGCTACCGCGGCATCGAGGTCGCGACGCTGCGGGTCCGCGCCCAGCGGTCGCTCGGGCTGCCGGGCGGTGTCGTGCCGGCCCCGCTGCTGGTCGTTCGGCAGACCCTCGGTGCGCCCGCTCCCGCACCGCTGCCGGACCCGCACCGCCCGACCCGGCTGTGGCCGCTGCCGACCGCGACCGCCGTGCCGGCAGGTGTCTCGGTCGGTCTGGCCGAGGGCCCGGCGACCGGCATGACCGCTGCAGCCGGCACCGGCGCCCTGGTGACGGCCGCTGTCGGTGGCCGTCGCTACGCCCGGCAGCTGCGTGCCCTGCAGCCGGTAGCCGACGGCGGACAGACCGCGACCCTGCGTCAGTTGGCGCACGCCGTCGGCGATGCCCTGCACGCCATCGGGGCGACCTCGGTGGGTGCCGCGGCGGTGCGCGTGACCGGTGGGCCCGGCGGTGATGTGGCGTGCGAGCTCGACGCACCGACAGCGGACTCGCTGCTGTTCGCGACCTGCCTGGAGGAGCTGCTGGCGCCGCTCGCCGACCCCCGCTGGCTGGTCTCCCGGCTGGTGCTGCCGGTGCCCGCCGCGGCCGCCGACCGGCACCGGCTGGCCCGGGCACGCGCGCTTGGCCGCCCGGTCGAGGCGGCCGTGGCGTGGCACGCCGTGCCGACGGCGTTCGGCCGTTCCAGAAAGGGAATTGCGGCTTTCGAGGCCGCCTGGTGGGCCCATGTCGGTGCCGGCCGGCTGGTGCTCGCCAAGGACGCGGAGGGGTTCGCGCTGCTGGACCTGCTGCGGGGCGAAGATCCGTTCACGCTGACCAGCCGGTTGCGTACCGTCTGGCGGTAG
- the rarD gene encoding EamA family transporter RarD, translated as MTATRRGALSAGAAYLIWGLFPLYWPLLAPSGSLEILAHRILWSLVVVVALLAVTRRLDALRAAAADRRRLRLLALAAVLIGVNWGTYIYGVTSDQVVEASLGYFVTPIVTVLLGVVVLGERLRATQWAALGVALLAVVVLTVENGGPPWIALVLAFSFGGYGLLKKLSGVGAVAALAVETAVLLPVAAAYVGLLGATGAGTFASQGIGHAVLLAFAGVVTAVPLLLFGAAASRVSLTTLGVLQYLTPTMQFLLGVTLFAEPLPALRLLGFVLVWSGLALFTTDLVRHHRRTLRLAVNTPA; from the coding sequence GTGACAGCGACCCGCCGCGGTGCCCTCTCTGCGGGGGCCGCCTACCTGATCTGGGGACTGTTCCCGCTCTACTGGCCGCTGCTGGCCCCCTCGGGCTCCCTCGAGATCCTCGCCCACCGCATCCTGTGGTCGCTGGTGGTCGTGGTCGCCCTGCTCGCCGTCACGCGCCGGCTCGACGCGCTGCGGGCCGCTGCCGCCGACCGCCGCCGGCTGCGGCTGCTCGCGCTGGCGGCCGTGCTCATCGGGGTCAACTGGGGGACCTACATCTACGGGGTCACGTCCGACCAGGTCGTGGAGGCCTCGCTCGGCTACTTCGTCACCCCGATCGTCACGGTGCTGCTGGGTGTCGTGGTGCTCGGCGAGCGGCTCCGTGCCACCCAGTGGGCGGCGCTCGGGGTGGCCCTGCTCGCGGTCGTGGTGCTCACGGTCGAGAACGGCGGTCCGCCCTGGATCGCCCTGGTGCTGGCGTTCTCGTTCGGGGGCTACGGCCTGCTGAAGAAGCTGTCGGGCGTCGGAGCCGTCGCGGCACTCGCCGTCGAGACCGCCGTGCTGCTACCGGTCGCCGCGGCCTACGTGGGGTTGCTGGGGGCCACCGGTGCCGGCACCTTCGCCAGCCAGGGCATCGGGCACGCCGTCCTGCTCGCCTTCGCCGGCGTCGTCACCGCGGTGCCGCTGCTGCTGTTCGGTGCGGCCGCCTCCCGGGTGTCGCTCACGACGCTCGGGGTGCTGCAGTACCTCACCCCGACGATGCAGTTCCTGCTCGGGGTCACCCTGTTCGCTGAGCCGCTACCGGCGCTGCGGCTGCTCGGCTTCGTCCTCGTCTGGTCCGGCCTGGCGCTGTTCACCACCGACCTGGTGCGGCACCACCGCCGCACGCTGCGGCTGGCCGTGAACACCCCTGCATAG
- a CDS encoding UDP-N-acetylmuramate dehydrogenase codes for MLDRADVPLAPLTTLRLGGPARRLVTAYDEESLVGVVHAADDAGEPLLVLGGGSNLVLPDAGFAGTVVRVAVHGLSATQQDARVLLTAGAGEEWESLVGLCVADRLAGIEALSGIPGLVGAGPVQNIGAYGQDVSQTITAVRAYDRSARTVVTLTAPECEFSYRSSVFKRAPGRWVVLSVTFGLTSSELSGPVGYAELARRLGVPLGATAPLGEVREAVLALRRGKGMVLDAADPDTRSAGSFFTNPLLTPTQLEHLLARVPETPPSWSEPDGRTKVSAAWLIERSGFGRGAFDGAAGISGKHPLALVNRGGATTADLLRVARAVRDGVRERFGVELVPEPVLVGEPL; via the coding sequence GTGCTCGACCGCGCTGACGTCCCGCTCGCCCCGCTGACGACCCTGCGTCTGGGCGGGCCCGCCCGCCGTCTGGTCACGGCGTACGACGAGGAGTCACTGGTCGGCGTCGTCCACGCCGCCGACGACGCGGGCGAGCCGCTGCTCGTGCTCGGCGGGGGCAGCAACCTCGTGCTGCCGGACGCCGGTTTCGCCGGCACAGTCGTCCGGGTGGCGGTGCACGGGCTGTCGGCCACGCAGCAGGACGCCCGCGTTCTCCTGACGGCGGGCGCCGGCGAGGAGTGGGAGTCCCTCGTCGGGCTGTGTGTCGCCGACCGGCTGGCCGGCATCGAGGCGCTGTCGGGCATTCCCGGCCTGGTCGGTGCCGGCCCGGTGCAGAACATCGGGGCCTACGGCCAGGACGTCTCCCAGACGATCACCGCGGTGCGGGCCTACGACCGGTCCGCCCGCACGGTCGTCACGCTGACCGCCCCGGAGTGCGAATTCTCCTACCGCAGCAGCGTTTTCAAGCGCGCCCCCGGCCGCTGGGTGGTGCTGTCGGTGACCTTCGGGCTCACCTCCAGCGAGCTGTCGGGACCGGTGGGCTACGCCGAGCTGGCGCGCCGGCTCGGTGTCCCGCTCGGTGCGACGGCGCCGCTGGGCGAGGTGCGCGAGGCGGTGCTGGCGCTGCGCCGCGGCAAGGGCATGGTGCTGGACGCCGCCGACCCCGACACCCGCAGCGCCGGCTCCTTCTTCACCAACCCGCTGCTCACCCCCACGCAGCTGGAGCACCTGCTCGCCCGCGTGCCGGAGACCCCGCCGAGCTGGTCGGAGCCGGACGGCCGCACGAAGGTCTCGGCCGCCTGGCTGATCGAGCGCTCCGGCTTCGGTCGGGGAGCCTTCGACGGCGCTGCGGGCATCTCCGGCAAGCACCCCCTTGCGCTGGTCAACCGCGGGGGGGCGACCACCGCCGACCTGCTGCGGGTCGCGCGGGCGGTCCGTGACGGGGTGCGGGAGCGCTTCGGCGTCGAGCTCGTGCCCGAGCCCGTTCTCGTGGGCGAGCCGCTGTAG
- a CDS encoding ROK family protein, whose amino-acid sequence MDVGGTKIAAGVVDASGALLRSAQVATPRGTDPEEVFAALTSAVAAVQPGDVRALGVGSAGPMTLGGASVSPLNIPGWRGFPLLSRLSGTYDVPVVVDGDAKALAVGEGWKGAGAASRDFLAMVVSTGVGGGLVVDGRLLDGASGNAGHVGHVVVVPGGAPCGCGGSGCLEAEISGTAIGRRLGGPAAGAGPAEVARAGRLLGVGLASVVNLLDLSVVLVGGSVALGFGAPFLAAADAALRETSRLGYTTGCTIAPVGLGREGPLVGAGGLAWRLLGHDVGVR is encoded by the coding sequence GTGGACGTCGGCGGCACGAAGATCGCTGCCGGCGTGGTCGATGCCTCCGGCGCGCTGCTGCGGTCGGCACAGGTCGCCACCCCCCGCGGGACCGACCCGGAGGAGGTCTTCGCGGCACTGACCTCGGCGGTGGCGGCCGTGCAGCCCGGCGACGTGCGGGCGCTCGGCGTCGGTTCGGCGGGACCGATGACCCTCGGCGGCGCGAGTGTGTCGCCCCTGAACATCCCGGGCTGGCGCGGCTTCCCCCTGCTCTCGCGGCTGTCCGGAACCTACGACGTGCCCGTGGTGGTGGACGGCGACGCGAAGGCGCTCGCGGTCGGGGAGGGCTGGAAGGGGGCCGGCGCGGCCAGCCGCGACTTCCTCGCCATGGTCGTCTCGACCGGTGTCGGCGGCGGTCTGGTTGTCGACGGCCGGCTGCTCGACGGGGCGTCCGGCAATGCGGGTCACGTCGGGCACGTCGTGGTCGTGCCCGGCGGGGCGCCGTGCGGCTGCGGCGGCTCCGGCTGCCTGGAGGCCGAGATCAGCGGTACGGCGATCGGGCGCCGGCTGGGCGGACCGGCCGCGGGCGCCGGTCCGGCCGAGGTGGCGCGGGCCGGACGGCTACTCGGCGTCGGGCTGGCCTCCGTGGTGAACCTGCTGGACCTGTCGGTGGTCCTGGTCGGCGGCTCGGTGGCGCTCGGCTTCGGCGCGCCGTTCCTCGCGGCGGCCGACGCCGCGCTGCGCGAGACCTCGCGGCTGGGCTACACGACCGGCTGCACGATCGCGCCGGTCGGCCTCGGCCGGGAAGGGCCGCTGGTGGGCGCCGGCGGCCTGGCCTGGCGGCTGCTCGGCCACGACGTCGGCGTCCGGTAG
- a CDS encoding DUF3039 domain-containing protein, producing the protein MTELDTRPVGDPRLDNGEDNRFSHFVRKEDILRSAVDGVPVTALCGKKWLPGRDPEKYPVCPTCKEMMGMLEAMQ; encoded by the coding sequence ATGACCGAGCTCGATACCCGGCCCGTCGGCGATCCCCGGCTCGACAACGGCGAGGACAACCGGTTCAGCCACTTCGTGCGCAAGGAGGACATCCTGCGCAGCGCCGTCGACGGCGTACCGGTGACGGCGCTGTGCGGCAAGAAGTGGCTGCCCGGCCGGGACCCGGAGAAGTACCCGGTGTGCCCGACCTGCAAGGAGATGATGGGCATGCTCGAGGCGATGCAGTAG
- a CDS encoding ATP-dependent DNA helicase RecQ has translation MSARPDASTADLERTARTAFGWERLRPGQLEAMRSVMAGRDTLVVMPTGSGKSAVYQVPAMLIDGPTVVVSPLISLQRDQVAGLLGRAGAGAAVQANSSLTDKDRDAAFDALRAGEVEFLFLAPEQLSKPDVLDAVAAARPSLFVVDEAHCISSWGHDFRPDYLRLHTAIERVGRPRVLALTATASPPVRDEIVSRLRLRDVEQVVCGFDRPNLALEVQAFRDDEQRREAVAIRAMGEAKPGLVYTATRKSAEQYAEVLAELGIDAAAYHAGLRAADREQVHERFTSGALDVVVATTAFGMGIDKSDVRFVLHAEVADSLDSYYQEIGRAGRDDAPAVAALYYRQEDLGLRKFFASGNVDEHALRKVATLVHHARGAVEPTVLAAEMDLPPTRLAGLVNLLEQTGALQVQADGTIASVEDAQPPLEAAEAAVTVADTHRKVEQSRVEMMRAYAETTGCRRQFLLAYFGETLERPCGNCDSCLAGTAADQADAASSPYPLQSKVSHAAWGEGVVMRYEGDRIVVLFDDVGYRTLSLEAVAARGLLAAG, from the coding sequence CTGTCTGCCCGCCCTGACGCCAGCACCGCCGACCTCGAGCGCACCGCCCGCACCGCCTTCGGGTGGGAACGTCTGCGTCCGGGCCAGCTGGAGGCGATGCGCAGCGTCATGGCGGGGCGCGACACCCTGGTCGTGATGCCGACCGGCTCGGGCAAGAGCGCGGTCTACCAGGTGCCGGCCATGCTCATCGACGGGCCGACGGTCGTGGTGAGCCCGCTCATCTCGTTGCAGCGCGACCAGGTTGCGGGACTGCTCGGCCGAGCCGGTGCCGGGGCCGCTGTGCAGGCCAACAGCAGCCTGACCGACAAGGACCGGGACGCCGCGTTCGACGCCCTGCGGGCGGGCGAGGTGGAGTTCTTGTTCCTTGCCCCCGAGCAGCTCAGCAAGCCCGACGTGCTCGACGCCGTCGCGGCGGCCCGGCCGTCGCTGTTCGTCGTCGACGAGGCGCACTGCATCTCCTCCTGGGGCCACGACTTCCGGCCCGACTACCTGCGGCTGCACACCGCCATCGAGCGGGTCGGGCGGCCGCGGGTCCTGGCCTTGACAGCGACCGCGTCACCGCCGGTCCGGGACGAGATCGTCAGTCGGTTGCGGCTCCGCGACGTCGAGCAGGTCGTCTGCGGCTTCGACCGGCCCAACCTCGCGCTCGAGGTGCAGGCCTTCCGCGACGACGAGCAGCGGCGTGAGGCCGTGGCGATTCGGGCGATGGGTGAGGCCAAGCCCGGCCTGGTCTACACGGCCACCCGCAAGAGCGCGGAGCAGTACGCCGAGGTGCTCGCGGAGCTGGGCATCGACGCGGCTGCCTATCACGCGGGGCTGCGGGCAGCCGACCGCGAGCAGGTCCACGAGCGCTTCACCTCGGGGGCACTGGACGTCGTCGTGGCAACCACCGCCTTCGGGATGGGTATCGACAAGTCGGACGTCCGCTTCGTGCTGCACGCCGAGGTGGCCGACTCGCTGGACAGCTACTACCAGGAGATCGGCCGGGCCGGCCGCGACGATGCCCCGGCGGTCGCGGCGCTGTACTACCGGCAGGAGGATCTGGGGCTGCGGAAGTTCTTCGCCAGCGGCAACGTCGACGAGCACGCGCTGCGCAAGGTCGCCACCCTGGTCCACCACGCCCGGGGTGCGGTCGAGCCGACTGTGCTGGCAGCGGAGATGGACCTTCCTCCGACCCGGCTCGCGGGACTGGTCAACCTGCTGGAGCAGACCGGTGCGCTGCAGGTGCAGGCCGACGGGACGATCGCCTCCGTCGAGGACGCCCAGCCGCCCCTGGAAGCCGCGGAGGCGGCGGTCACGGTGGCCGACACGCACCGGAAGGTCGAACAGTCGCGGGTGGAGATGATGCGCGCCTACGCCGAGACCACGGGCTGCCGCCGGCAGTTCCTGCTCGCTTACTTCGGCGAGACGCTGGAGCGGCCTTGCGGCAACTGCGACTCCTGTCTGGCCGGCACAGCGGCGGATCAGGCCGACGCCGCCTCATCGCCGTACCCCTTGCAGTCGAAGGTGTCGCACGCAGCGTGGGGAGAAGGCGTCGTCATGCGGTACGAGGGGGACCGCATCGTCGTGTTGTTCGACGACGTGGGCTACCGCACGCTGTCGCTGGAGGCAGTCGCCGCGCGCGGCCTGCTGGCAGCGGGGTGA
- a CDS encoding NAD(P)/FAD-dependent oxidoreductase — MTPGTPVERLEVDVVVVGGGPAGLAAASWLGRYRRSVVVLDSQEYRSGRVESSHGYLGRDPQRPAELLERGRHEVLAYPTAQIRQRSATTLNRRADGLFEIDADLLAHRLVLACGVQDMLPEVENFHEHYGASVFHCPSCDGYEARDRHVVALGWDPHLVGFAATLKNWAASVTVVTNGIRFEGDESCRKELETHDIDLLERDAVRFLGTRGDLTGVQLDGREVVPTSLVLFSLAHRPRVALAASLGCALDEEGYVAVDRQGQTSVSGVYAAGDVTPGLQLVSVAAASGVVAGVACAQSFFGRNSAPTSPDPAPATRE, encoded by the coding sequence GTGACGCCGGGTACACCGGTCGAGCGGCTGGAGGTGGACGTCGTCGTGGTCGGCGGCGGCCCGGCTGGCCTCGCGGCGGCGTCCTGGCTCGGCCGCTACCGGCGCTCGGTCGTGGTGCTGGACTCGCAGGAGTACCGCTCCGGACGGGTCGAGAGCTCGCACGGCTACCTCGGCCGGGACCCGCAGCGACCGGCCGAGCTGCTCGAGCGGGGCCGGCACGAGGTGCTCGCCTATCCGACCGCGCAGATCCGGCAGCGCTCCGCGACCACCCTGAACCGGCGTGCCGACGGCTTGTTCGAGATCGACGCCGACCTGCTCGCCCACCGGCTCGTGCTGGCCTGTGGCGTGCAGGACATGCTGCCGGAGGTCGAGAACTTCCACGAGCACTACGGCGCGTCGGTCTTCCACTGCCCGTCCTGCGACGGCTACGAGGCCCGGGACCGGCACGTCGTCGCGCTCGGCTGGGACCCGCACCTGGTCGGCTTCGCCGCGACGCTCAAGAACTGGGCCGCCTCGGTCACCGTCGTCACCAACGGCATCCGCTTCGAGGGCGACGAGAGCTGCCGCAAGGAGCTGGAGACGCACGACATCGACCTGCTCGAGCGGGACGCGGTGCGCTTCCTCGGGACCCGCGGCGACCTGACCGGGGTGCAGCTCGACGGCAGGGAGGTGGTGCCCACCTCCCTGGTGCTGTTCTCCCTCGCACACCGGCCGCGGGTCGCCCTGGCCGCCTCGCTCGGCTGCGCCCTGGACGAGGAGGGTTACGTCGCGGTGGACCGCCAGGGCCAGACCTCCGTGTCCGGCGTGTACGCCGCCGGTGACGTCACGCCCGGCCTGCAGCTGGTGTCTGTCGCGGCGGCCTCCGGTGTGGTCGCCGGCGTCGCCTGCGCCCAGTCCTTCTTCGGCCGGAACAGTGCGCCGACCTCGCCCGATCCTGCGCCTGCCACCCGGGAGTAG
- a CDS encoding tRNA adenosine deaminase-associated protein codes for MADSSGTDAYAVLVFRQDAQWQLGVLPEALAEDLPGLIAAVRQQPGENGAFALVDVADEFFVVVRVQMGRVRLLLSDVTAAVAWDLAVQVLEHLDVQVPQDDELEEVWPAGDLGIFDDLGLDEMEMGAILADLDAYADEMLSLLARRLGFSESFERVVDALVE; via the coding sequence GTGGCCGACAGCAGCGGGACCGATGCGTACGCCGTTCTCGTCTTCCGGCAGGACGCGCAGTGGCAGCTCGGTGTGCTGCCCGAGGCGCTGGCCGAGGACCTGCCCGGCCTCATCGCGGCCGTCCGTCAGCAGCCGGGCGAGAACGGCGCGTTCGCGCTGGTCGACGTCGCCGACGAGTTCTTCGTCGTCGTGCGCGTGCAGATGGGGCGGGTGCGGCTGCTGCTGTCCGATGTCACGGCGGCCGTCGCCTGGGACCTGGCGGTGCAGGTGCTGGAGCACCTGGACGTCCAGGTGCCCCAGGACGACGAGCTCGAAGAGGTCTGGCCGGCCGGCGACCTCGGCATCTTCGACGACCTGGGGCTGGACGAGATGGAGATGGGGGCGATCCTCGCGGACCTCGATGCGTACGCCGACGAGATGCTCTCGCTACTCGCGCGGCGGCTGGGGTTCTCGGAGTCCTTCGAGCGGGTAGTCGACGCCCTCGTGGAGTAG
- a CDS encoding tRNA adenosine deaminase-associated protein: MSYCAGALARTGEGWTGEEIELSGIEDVEQLADVLRDLTGEGAGPALLLLEEDDEHLAVVRVDGGVGSLDEPRVFLSDRRAVLASEVAQLLWEDTEPPVDDEDEEDEGTRPIAQPVGDQAVLADLGTSAEDLLALCAEEGLLPADVLTAICERAGCDDILEQLREG; this comes from the coding sequence GTGTCGTACTGCGCGGGCGCCCTCGCCCGGACGGGCGAGGGCTGGACGGGTGAGGAGATCGAGCTGTCCGGGATCGAGGACGTCGAGCAGCTCGCAGACGTCCTGCGCGATCTGACCGGCGAGGGCGCCGGTCCGGCGCTCCTGCTGCTGGAGGAGGACGACGAGCACCTGGCCGTCGTCCGCGTGGACGGCGGCGTCGGCTCGCTCGACGAGCCGCGGGTCTTCCTGTCCGACCGCCGTGCGGTGCTGGCCAGCGAGGTGGCGCAGTTGCTCTGGGAGGACACCGAGCCGCCCGTCGACGACGAGGACGAGGAGGACGAGGGCACCCGGCCGATCGCCCAGCCCGTCGGCGACCAGGCGGTGCTCGCCGACCTCGGCACGTCCGCGGAGGACCTGCTCGCGCTGTGTGCCGAGGAGGGTCTGCTGCCGGCCGACGTCCTGACCGCGATCTGTGAACGGGCCGGCTGCGACGACATTCTCGAGCAGCTCCGCGAGGGCTGA
- the tadA gene encoding tRNA adenosine(34) deaminase TadA: MVADEEGMRWALEQAALAVTHDDVPVGAVVLGSGGVLVGAGHNDREGSGDPTAHAEVLALRDAARTTGSWRLTGCTLFVTLEPCTMCAGAIVLSRVERVVYGADDPKAGAAGSLFDLLRDRRLNWRPEVVRGVLEPECSALLRTFFAGRRVRGDAGLR, encoded by the coding sequence ATGGTCGCGGACGAGGAGGGGATGCGGTGGGCGCTCGAGCAGGCCGCGCTCGCCGTGACCCATGACGACGTCCCGGTGGGTGCCGTGGTGCTCGGGTCCGGCGGCGTGCTGGTGGGCGCCGGGCACAACGACCGGGAGGGCAGCGGCGACCCCACCGCGCACGCCGAGGTGCTGGCGCTGCGCGACGCGGCTCGCACCACCGGCTCGTGGCGGCTGACCGGCTGCACCCTGTTCGTGACGCTCGAGCCGTGCACGATGTGCGCCGGCGCGATCGTGCTCTCCCGCGTGGAGCGGGTCGTCTACGGCGCCGACGACCCCAAGGCCGGCGCGGCCGGCTCGCTGTTCGACCTCCTACGCGACCGGCGGCTCAACTGGCGGCCGGAGGTGGTGCGCGGCGTGCTCGAGCCGGAGTGCTCCGCGCTGCTCCGCACCTTCTTCGCGGGCCGTCGGGTCCGCGGGGATGCCGGGCTTCGCTAG